A single genomic interval of Shewanella psychropiezotolerans harbors:
- a CDS encoding pentapeptide repeat-containing protein, whose translation MSRKIISRVIQNHPILTMSLIGAFLSVIIIGVTAKWSLISSIIMPEYTLGLYNRAFWENFMVEAHGFLLDFIMFGILVFGMDRLRMSREQRSKTIRRQREETERMEEELSDFAALDLPEVNVKKVGHIKRLQRLGVRVFDVTQLTINRCNIKELVFTSGSRLIGLQLQNGHMTEIKFDEVAMRSSFFNNTKIKSCSWTKCDLRNLVLKDCTAKGVKFVECELTNADLRQANLTAAKFNGSSMEGVKFEGAVLNRADLGNVINLDLNALSLAKSIDYIYLDLELLKELKKLKPNMKISESISGQWGIEPQHQQIDCTVDTIVASECN comes from the coding sequence GTGTCTAGGAAGATAATAAGTCGGGTAATACAAAATCACCCCATATTAACCATGAGTCTAATTGGTGCTTTTTTATCTGTCATTATTATCGGGGTAACAGCCAAATGGAGCTTAATCAGTTCAATTATTATGCCTGAATATACATTAGGACTTTATAATAGAGCATTTTGGGAGAACTTCATGGTTGAAGCTCATGGGTTTTTATTAGATTTCATAATGTTTGGAATATTAGTTTTTGGCATGGACAGACTCCGGATGTCTAGAGAGCAAAGAAGCAAAACTATTCGTCGGCAACGAGAAGAAACGGAAAGAATGGAAGAAGAACTCTCCGATTTTGCAGCCCTTGATCTGCCTGAGGTCAATGTAAAAAAAGTTGGTCATATAAAGAGGCTTCAACGTCTAGGAGTTAGAGTTTTTGATGTTACACAGTTAACAATTAATCGATGTAATATAAAGGAACTGGTCTTTACATCTGGTTCTCGTTTAATTGGTTTGCAGCTGCAAAATGGACACATGACCGAAATAAAATTTGATGAGGTTGCTATGAGGTCGTCTTTTTTCAATAACACGAAGATAAAATCTTGCTCATGGACTAAGTGTGATTTGAGAAACCTAGTTCTTAAAGATTGCACAGCCAAAGGAGTTAAATTTGTAGAGTGTGAATTGACGAATGCGGATCTAAGACAGGCTAACCTTACAGCAGCTAAATTTAATGGTTCCTCTATGGAAGGTGTTAAGTTTGAGGGAGCTGTTTTAAATCGTGCAGATTTAGGAAATGTTATAAACTTAGACCTGAATGCATTATCTTTGGCCAAGTCAATAGATTATATTTATTTAGATTTAGAGTTATTAAAAGAATTAAAAAAATTAAAACCTAATATGAAAATTTCTGAAAGCATTTCAGGCCAATGGGGAATCGAACCCCAACACCAGCAGATTGACTGCACAGTTGACACCATCGTGGCTTCCGAATGCAATTAA
- the traI gene encoding conjugative transfer relaxase/helicase TraI: MLSISPIAASAGGAASYYLSEEKNLDLPDASLEKESSTKEGEGNYYLKEQSAEPNTQWFGKLAEQEGMLGKPVDEQQLTQVLAGELNGETVAVKRENHRNGFDFTFSAPKSVSLLALVGGDKRLMTAHDEAVKFALTHIEQDAAQAKQTDPGTNKLSFENTGNLLFAMVRHKTSREEDPQLHTHSLTANMTRDESGRLRALASSFKQQGGIINGTGERVYNHQKYYTSLYQSTLARAVEGMGYQTRSIGNNLFEIEGVPQSLLDTFSTRSQQIKEQTEAMGLDSQAAKDVAAKDTRKSKVYTDESTLFEQWKSKVNDSGVNLTSFVADSMERDTTPKDTTLKPAAIEAVSRAVAHASNTQNRLNYAKLVESATLDFTRGDKLDALDIKLALDKQIEQGSLIPLDKDSATFTTKAQIDAETNLLERIKGKTAHMRKVVDKQSLQHKGLNLDNQKKVTELFASTKHINLVNVFGSSEQLATALLNVGEASGQRIKIVTPDVKSQQQSKAAVFRDGTTVVKWIKNQFKPEHTHTLSDFLKEGEHANLSNRDIVVVEKANKLGIDELSALINKAKSGNSKVILLNHANAKQGMKAGNAIEILKKGNVSVSNWVTTKHADTDLRLHERSDSERVIAIAQAYAKIDNKETTQVVASTHKDVKQLNSAIRAQLQTTGELSRLGLNIPTLNPVFLSNEQREVVGQYTKGMVLTQWSKIDGRNQKQTFTISQVNRTDNTLSVINETGKSSTLTPCTRAFKAANFAITKPDTLHIAKGDSLRMAVNHHDSGLQKQFFTVTALSRDNATLKDEAGKLHTIKTQMLNHAPLNHGYATTPGNSNPKATHHLINIKAYSASKEWLHDTLTQAVKQIDVFTDNAQKFDERVEKSEIKPSSINRVMQAAQSPEKFVNSQTYALLTQDVSAALSTINEQHRNKGLVHDAVNFAINHISEKEAAFSQKALITTAIQYAFEERSSSITKEEIESKLEQMTQKNSHPQSAMAKNTPQLLSAEYHDGTRWTTQAAIDTETRILDRFTAGKDQLQPLINIERATHSLSQNTRLTDDQKEATLLITTTPDRFVAIQGLAGTGKSTMLETGIELVKHSEKLISEPKENGATAKQTQFIGLAPTHAAVNELKDKNVQSQTVQSLLSHFLSQDTKPDQYANTVFLLDESSMTSNAQMDKFTHLIETTGARAVFLGDKSQLTSQEAGKPFELAMCKSVIDTVTMKDIVRQQNSTLLGAVHNIVDRQGESAIDKIQQQLPFTDYQISTPEQSLKDISDQKQNGQQTETKQEAANKQQIITNNHNQTQNLISTFKAITQDSKKNQQLAAEALPATVALEYLSRTPKARENTLIIAYTNKERDDISHEIRQGLQEQGTLSKDEVTVQRLRGVHASKQELATMLPYQQGLILTTSKDNYFEITNVDKRHNMLTMTNMHTGEVKQFFPKNHGHKFTNLWAKTDQPLAQGDTIMLRKNDIAREMEGNKTYSISSIDDKKMTLTASDHHTLTLSTTQMKDAHWDYAYTRTADMAQGATYENVITAIKGTAKLTNVRRAYIDITRASKHVKIITDNPQRMMLSWVNNDPNKVSAIETRDKHDPEHTPMFNDKPLPQDNPKYQDVNGNLDLKLLAADLNTKLPAYSESLATHLLGEPDHKKSDKDSLAFNDGNLKLTTTGQYRGYFKDWKTGDKGSLINLIMVTEKCSFKAALITADKMMNDPEQYNLNENPDHEQLKNTIPIKQSQFEARAKQVFNEAKPLTNTTAQTYLKQQGIDINQHDNLRYHQAVFSSETRQTYPALIANITNDKHETKAIEITYLDKDTGNKADLKIDKRIIGSKSGNSTIINKGNNTDYSIVVVGIESALSINTNNKNNADIIALNNNNDVKSFKPTELRDNVIVVLDTNNTKETGKLAEDITTKLENSGKHVTIIEPNIIMDGLDKTETTKQMVNEAVDNITTKARYLSSAIKSLSNDFINNSNNREQAINKSEVNHHLNKSEDRHQQIAIDSQRGSTKEIAADKELPEFNIGEKTM, from the coding sequence ATGCTCTCTATCAGCCCTATTGCCGCAAGTGCTGGCGGCGCCGCCAGCTATTACCTCAGCGAAGAAAAGAACCTGGATCTTCCGGATGCGTCACTGGAAAAAGAGTCGTCAACCAAAGAAGGTGAAGGCAATTACTACCTCAAAGAACAAAGCGCGGAGCCAAACACCCAGTGGTTCGGTAAACTCGCCGAACAAGAAGGCATGCTAGGTAAACCCGTTGATGAGCAACAGCTCACACAGGTATTAGCCGGTGAACTGAATGGCGAAACCGTGGCGGTTAAACGTGAAAACCACCGCAACGGCTTTGACTTTACTTTCTCGGCGCCCAAATCAGTGAGCTTGCTCGCCTTAGTGGGTGGCGATAAACGCTTGATGACCGCCCATGATGAGGCGGTCAAATTTGCCCTCACCCACATAGAGCAAGACGCGGCCCAGGCAAAACAAACCGATCCAGGCACCAACAAACTCTCTTTTGAAAATACCGGCAACTTACTGTTTGCCATGGTGCGTCATAAAACCAGTCGAGAAGAAGATCCACAACTACACACCCATTCGCTCACTGCCAACATGACACGAGATGAGAGTGGTCGGTTACGCGCATTGGCCAGCAGCTTTAAACAACAAGGCGGGATCATTAATGGCACCGGTGAACGCGTCTATAACCATCAAAAATATTATACTTCCTTGTATCAAAGCACGTTAGCTCGCGCCGTCGAAGGGATGGGATACCAGACCCGCTCGATAGGCAATAACTTATTTGAGATTGAGGGCGTGCCGCAAAGCCTGCTTGATACCTTCTCAACTCGCAGCCAACAAATCAAAGAGCAAACCGAGGCCATGGGACTGGACTCCCAAGCCGCAAAGGATGTTGCCGCTAAAGATACTCGCAAGAGTAAAGTGTATACCGATGAATCGACCTTGTTTGAACAATGGAAGAGTAAGGTCAATGACAGCGGCGTTAACTTAACCAGCTTTGTGGCAGACAGCATGGAAAGAGACACTACGCCGAAAGACACCACACTCAAGCCTGCAGCCATCGAGGCGGTGAGCCGCGCGGTGGCGCATGCCAGCAATACCCAAAACCGTTTAAATTATGCAAAATTGGTCGAATCAGCCACGTTGGACTTTACCCGTGGGGACAAGCTCGATGCGCTGGACATCAAGTTGGCCCTGGATAAGCAGATTGAGCAAGGGTCACTCATTCCGCTGGATAAAGACAGCGCCACCTTTACTACTAAAGCCCAGATAGACGCAGAAACAAACCTACTTGAGCGCATCAAAGGCAAAACCGCCCACATGCGCAAGGTGGTCGATAAGCAGTCTTTGCAACACAAAGGGCTTAACCTCGATAACCAGAAAAAAGTCACTGAGCTGTTTGCCAGTACCAAACACATTAACCTGGTAAATGTATTTGGTAGCAGTGAGCAATTGGCCACGGCGCTGCTGAATGTCGGAGAGGCCAGTGGTCAACGGATTAAGATTGTTACCCCTGACGTGAAAAGCCAACAGCAAAGTAAGGCGGCGGTATTTCGTGATGGCACCACGGTGGTGAAATGGATTAAGAACCAGTTTAAACCTGAGCATACCCATACCCTGAGCGACTTTCTGAAAGAAGGAGAACACGCTAATCTGAGCAACCGCGATATCGTCGTGGTCGAAAAAGCCAACAAACTGGGTATCGATGAGCTGAGCGCCCTTATCAATAAAGCGAAATCGGGCAACAGTAAGGTGATACTGCTCAATCACGCCAATGCCAAGCAAGGCATGAAAGCCGGTAATGCCATCGAAATACTGAAAAAAGGCAATGTGAGTGTCAGTAATTGGGTGACGACCAAGCACGCTGACACAGACCTCCGTTTGCATGAACGCTCAGACAGTGAGCGCGTGATAGCTATAGCACAGGCTTACGCCAAAATAGACAACAAAGAGACCACCCAAGTGGTCGCCTCAACCCATAAAGATGTGAAGCAACTGAACAGCGCTATCCGCGCTCAACTGCAAACCACGGGTGAGCTGTCACGCTTAGGTCTGAACATTCCCACCCTTAACCCGGTGTTCCTTTCTAATGAACAACGTGAAGTAGTGGGCCAATACACCAAGGGCATGGTACTGACTCAGTGGAGCAAAATTGATGGCCGCAATCAAAAGCAGACCTTCACCATCAGTCAGGTTAATCGCACAGACAATACCCTGTCCGTTATCAATGAGACCGGAAAATCATCCACTCTCACCCCCTGCACCCGCGCATTCAAAGCCGCCAATTTTGCTATCACAAAACCGGATACGCTGCACATTGCCAAAGGCGACAGCCTGCGCATGGCGGTCAACCATCATGACAGCGGCTTGCAGAAACAATTCTTCACCGTAACAGCATTGAGCCGAGACAACGCCACACTCAAAGATGAAGCGGGTAAGCTCCATACCATCAAAACACAGATGCTTAACCATGCCCCGCTCAATCACGGTTATGCCACAACACCCGGTAATAGTAACCCCAAGGCCACGCATCACCTCATCAATATCAAAGCCTACAGCGCTTCGAAAGAGTGGCTACACGATACCCTCACCCAAGCCGTAAAACAGATAGACGTGTTTACCGACAATGCGCAGAAATTTGATGAGCGTGTAGAAAAAAGCGAAATCAAACCCTCAAGCATTAACCGGGTAATGCAGGCAGCCCAGTCTCCGGAGAAATTCGTCAACAGTCAAACCTATGCCCTGCTAACCCAAGATGTAAGCGCAGCACTGAGTACCATCAACGAACAACACCGCAATAAAGGACTGGTGCACGACGCGGTTAACTTTGCCATTAATCACATCAGTGAAAAAGAAGCGGCCTTCTCTCAAAAAGCGCTTATCACTACCGCGATTCAATATGCGTTTGAAGAGAGAAGCAGCAGTATCACCAAAGAGGAAATTGAGAGCAAACTGGAACAGATGACGCAAAAAAACTCTCACCCCCAAAGTGCTATGGCTAAAAACACGCCGCAACTGCTCAGCGCGGAATACCATGACGGCACCCGCTGGACCACCCAAGCGGCCATCGACACCGAAACCAGAATTCTCGACCGCTTCACCGCAGGCAAAGACCAACTTCAACCGCTCATCAACATTGAAAGGGCCACCCACTCGCTCAGTCAGAATACCCGACTCACCGATGACCAAAAAGAAGCCACCCTGCTCATCACCACCACGCCTGACCGTTTCGTCGCCATTCAGGGATTAGCCGGCACAGGTAAATCAACCATGCTGGAAACGGGTATTGAGTTGGTCAAGCACAGTGAGAAGCTGATAAGTGAACCAAAAGAGAATGGAGCGACAGCAAAACAAACTCAGTTCATCGGCCTGGCACCGACCCACGCCGCCGTGAATGAACTCAAAGACAAGAACGTCCAAAGCCAAACCGTGCAATCACTGCTCAGTCACTTTCTGAGCCAGGACACCAAGCCTGACCAATACGCCAACACCGTATTCTTGCTCGATGAAAGTTCCATGACCAGTAACGCTCAGATGGACAAGTTCACTCATTTGATTGAAACCACCGGCGCTCGCGCTGTCTTTTTAGGGGATAAGTCCCAGCTTACTTCGCAAGAAGCAGGTAAGCCATTCGAGCTGGCCATGTGTAAAAGCGTCATTGATACCGTCACCATGAAAGACATTGTGAGACAACAGAACAGCACCCTACTGGGCGCCGTCCACAACATCGTCGACCGCCAAGGCGAAAGCGCCATAGATAAGATCCAGCAACAGTTACCGTTTACCGACTATCAGATCAGCACCCCAGAACAGTCCCTTAAAGATATAAGCGACCAAAAACAGAATGGACAGCAGACAGAGACCAAGCAAGAAGCAGCCAATAAACAGCAGATTATTACCAACAACCATAATCAAACGCAAAATCTTATCTCCACTTTCAAAGCGATCACCCAAGATAGTAAAAAGAACCAACAATTGGCGGCAGAAGCCCTGCCCGCCACGGTCGCACTGGAATACCTCTCCCGTACCCCCAAGGCACGAGAGAACACCCTCATCATCGCCTATACCAACAAAGAGCGAGATGATATCAGTCATGAAATAAGACAAGGCTTGCAGGAGCAAGGCACACTCAGTAAAGATGAAGTCACCGTGCAAAGACTGCGCGGTGTACACGCCAGTAAGCAAGAGCTGGCCACCATGCTGCCCTACCAACAAGGGCTCATCCTCACCACAAGCAAAGACAACTACTTTGAAATCACCAATGTAGATAAACGCCACAACATGCTCACCATGACTAACATGCACACAGGTGAAGTCAAACAGTTCTTCCCTAAGAACCACGGCCACAAGTTCACCAACCTGTGGGCCAAAACCGACCAACCTCTCGCACAGGGTGACACCATCATGCTTCGAAAAAATGACATCGCCCGTGAAATGGAGGGCAATAAAACCTACAGCATCAGCAGTATCGATGATAAAAAAATGACCCTGACCGCCAGTGACCATCACACCCTGACACTCTCCACCACCCAAATGAAAGATGCACATTGGGATTACGCCTACACTCGCACCGCAGACATGGCTCAGGGCGCCACCTATGAAAATGTCATTACCGCCATCAAAGGCACCGCCAAACTCACCAATGTGCGCCGCGCCTACATCGATATAACCCGTGCCAGTAAACACGTTAAAATCATTACCGATAACCCACAGAGAATGATGCTCTCTTGGGTGAACAATGACCCCAATAAAGTCTCAGCCATCGAGACCCGGGACAAGCACGACCCAGAGCACACGCCCATGTTCAACGACAAGCCGTTGCCACAAGACAATCCCAAGTACCAGGACGTCAACGGCAATCTCGACCTCAAACTGTTGGCCGCAGATCTCAACACTAAACTCCCCGCTTACAGCGAATCTTTGGCCACTCACCTGCTCGGTGAGCCTGACCACAAAAAATCAGATAAAGACTCACTCGCCTTCAATGACGGCAACCTAAAGCTGACCACCACAGGACAATATCGGGGTTATTTCAAAGACTGGAAGACCGGCGATAAAGGCAGTTTAATTAACCTCATCATGGTCACAGAAAAGTGCAGTTTCAAAGCAGCGCTGATAACAGCCGATAAAATGATGAATGACCCAGAACAATATAACCTCAACGAAAACCCAGACCACGAACAATTAAAAAACACCATCCCGATTAAACAAAGCCAATTTGAAGCCAGAGCGAAACAGGTTTTCAACGAAGCTAAGCCGCTCACCAATACCACTGCACAGACTTATTTGAAGCAGCAAGGCATTGATATTAACCAGCACGATAACCTGCGCTATCACCAAGCCGTGTTTTCATCTGAAACACGTCAAACTTACCCCGCACTCATTGCCAACATCACCAATGATAAGCATGAAACCAAGGCGATAGAAATCACTTACCTTGATAAAGACACCGGTAATAAAGCAGACCTTAAAATAGACAAGCGCATCATCGGTTCTAAATCAGGCAATAGCACCATCATTAACAAAGGTAATAACACCGACTACAGTATCGTGGTCGTGGGCATTGAAAGCGCCCTATCCATCAACACCAACAATAAAAACAATGCCGACATCATCGCACTTAATAATAACAATGATGTAAAGTCATTCAAGCCAACTGAATTAAGGGATAACGTTATTGTGGTGCTGGATACCAATAACACCAAAGAGACTGGCAAGCTTGCAGAAGATATCACCACAAAACTAGAAAACAGTGGCAAGCATGTCACCATTATTGAACCTAACATAATAATGGATGGACTCGATAAAACAGAAACCACAAAACAAATGGTCAATGAAGCCGTGGACAACATCACCACCAAAGCTCGTTATTTATCCAGCGCAATCAAATCACTCAGTAACGATTTTATTAACAACAGCAACAACCGAGAACAAGCTATAAATAAGTCAGAGGTGAACCATCATCTAAATAAGTCAGAAGATCGCCATCAGCAAATAGCAATAGATAGCCAGCGCGGATCCACCAAAGAAATAGCTGCCGACAAAGAGCTACCTGAATTTAATATCGGAGAGAAAACCATGTAA
- a CDS encoding ATP-dependent nuclease, producing MESLLPKVKNRPLHTFNNYIQQIRFPFFKQLKSGATIDLDFPFITLVGPNGSGKSSTLQALYGCPATYNVAHYWFSTAIDPIEESGGEPYRYIYKYKPRENQTPVEIAQKRVRRQDDPDYWETARPMIRDGMSPMPEPYDDSLSELRNKTRWKKMQKEVVYIDFRAELSAFDKFFYFGTYTRRGSITSKQEFLRKRSGVLKKHIAQISVSNTAKTWHGRTTKKVDTLSETEINWVNKILGKNYVTAKIVEHDLFNNAGYSIIFTQSNSSYSEAVAGSGEISVVHCVVKVLRAAEGSLILLDEPEVSLHPGAQKALRELLFHAILNTSCQVIMSTHSEHFVQGLPNNAIKLFQYEEATSTYSIINNCSAEQAFLRLGSELHGTKRKIYVEDILAKELVIEAVKEIDREILNNIEVIAYPGGADTIINNLLVHFTASESPNNDIVFLDGDMRKSVCTEEIGRFNSELNAERYVLQKTRADIPATEHPNIDQILLSQTGRGGSSFVLPLNGGNADNSAQALEFKLSMLDMYHKKFKFMSIDTPEELVWEVATGDELFNIDAIKDRFSSEAYKQKFRLLSEREYDQNTNSNQIFELQKRFLARRDVNDPLWQQFKESVRLLLAVEEIVSGAIA from the coding sequence ATGGAAAGTTTGCTTCCTAAAGTTAAAAATCGTCCACTTCACACCTTTAATAACTATATTCAGCAAATTAGGTTTCCATTTTTCAAGCAGTTAAAAAGTGGCGCAACTATCGACCTAGATTTCCCTTTCATTACTTTAGTGGGACCAAATGGCTCTGGTAAATCCTCTACACTACAAGCTTTATATGGGTGCCCTGCGACATATAATGTTGCACATTATTGGTTTTCAACTGCAATCGATCCAATCGAGGAAAGTGGTGGTGAGCCATATAGATATATTTATAAATATAAACCGAGAGAGAATCAAACCCCAGTAGAGATTGCTCAAAAAAGGGTTCGCAGACAAGATGACCCGGATTACTGGGAAACTGCAAGACCAATGATTAGAGATGGAATGTCTCCAATGCCTGAACCCTACGATGATTCACTCTCTGAGCTTAGGAATAAGACTCGTTGGAAAAAAATGCAGAAGGAGGTCGTATACATTGACTTTCGAGCTGAGCTCAGCGCATTTGACAAGTTTTTTTATTTTGGGACATATACAAGACGTGGCTCTATAACTTCGAAACAAGAATTCTTACGCAAACGTTCAGGAGTATTAAAAAAGCACATAGCTCAAATAAGTGTAAGCAATACAGCAAAAACATGGCATGGGAGAACAACTAAAAAGGTTGATACTTTGTCAGAAACCGAAATTAACTGGGTAAATAAAATACTCGGTAAAAACTACGTTACTGCAAAAATCGTTGAACATGATTTGTTTAACAATGCTGGCTACTCAATAATTTTTACTCAGTCTAACTCTAGTTATAGTGAAGCCGTTGCTGGTAGTGGAGAAATCTCTGTTGTTCACTGCGTAGTAAAAGTTCTTAGAGCCGCGGAAGGCTCATTAATTCTACTAGACGAGCCTGAAGTTTCACTTCACCCAGGAGCTCAAAAAGCACTCAGAGAATTATTATTTCACGCAATACTTAATACTAGTTGCCAAGTGATAATGTCAACTCACTCTGAACACTTCGTACAAGGCCTTCCCAATAACGCAATCAAGCTATTTCAGTATGAAGAAGCTACGAGTACTTATAGCATTATTAATAACTGCTCAGCCGAACAAGCATTTTTACGTTTAGGTTCAGAACTACACGGTACAAAAAGAAAAATCTATGTTGAGGATATCCTTGCAAAGGAGCTCGTTATTGAAGCTGTTAAAGAAATAGATAGAGAAATACTCAACAATATTGAGGTCATCGCTTATCCGGGCGGTGCGGACACGATTATCAATAATCTACTCGTTCATTTCACTGCATCTGAATCTCCTAACAATGATATCGTCTTCCTTGATGGAGATATGAGAAAAAGTGTGTGTACTGAAGAAATAGGTAGATTTAACTCTGAGCTTAATGCTGAGAGATATGTCCTACAGAAAACTAGAGCTGATATTCCTGCAACAGAACATCCTAATATTGACCAGATCCTATTATCTCAAACAGGAAGAGGTGGAAGTTCATTTGTATTACCTCTAAATGGCGGCAATGCTGACAACAGCGCTCAGGCCCTAGAATTCAAGTTAAGCATGTTGGACATGTACCACAAAAAATTCAAATTCATGAGCATTGACACCCCCGAAGAGCTTGTTTGGGAGGTTGCGACTGGTGATGAACTATTTAACATCGATGCTATTAAGGATAGGTTCTCTTCAGAAGCTTACAAACAAAAATTTAGGCTGCTCTCAGAACGTGAATATGATCAAAATACAAATTCAAACCAAATATTTGAACTTCAAAAACG
- the traD gene encoding type IV conjugative transfer system coupling protein TraD — translation MRGMQKASPKELAKQLKKHANQSDFTLDGRRIFKLGFEVQHLLIDGTTGAGKSVALRKLLTWIRARGDKAVIYDKGCTFVSKFYHPDTDVLLNPFDERCACWDVWCDAAEPSDFENMASALIPQHGEGDPFWVQSARTIFSSTAFKMMQESEKDRTTERLLELMLTSELESLSEYLKGTESASLVSDKIQKTAISIKSVLAAYIKSLRFLAGLDERHDNGTLIRPKFSIRDWVKDDNETGFLFLSSNAQQHASLRPLISMWLSIASTAILEQEENPDRRIWVIMDEAPSLHKLPELAETIAEVRKFGGCYVIGIQSFAQLKKVYGQNAAQEMFDLLNTRLFFRAPSNDMAKISSQDLGEQEVDISKEQYSYGANEIRDGVSLGHQTITRPVVTASEIMQLEDLQFWLRTPGNYPVTRIDLVFNKMRSLCPPFIKREYTPSEKMTQLEWNLNYHQYSAVQFFGGKPDKTTLQTLHDVMYEGDEHDDERKAEVIRMTALAEKTNVVAKDLADKSKGAKSTSEPAPDKTTDDKAKKKKDEAKKQTALNEQHTEDALHFEEQQIVSEEAEINFE, via the coding sequence ATTCGCGGCATGCAAAAAGCCTCCCCCAAAGAATTGGCCAAACAACTCAAAAAGCACGCTAACCAATCGGACTTTACCCTTGATGGACGGCGTATTTTCAAACTAGGATTTGAAGTGCAGCACCTGCTCATTGATGGCACCACCGGCGCGGGGAAGTCAGTGGCGCTGCGCAAGTTATTAACCTGGATAAGAGCAAGAGGCGATAAAGCGGTTATCTATGATAAAGGCTGTACCTTTGTCAGTAAGTTCTATCACCCCGATACCGATGTCCTGCTCAATCCATTTGATGAGCGCTGCGCCTGTTGGGATGTCTGGTGTGATGCCGCCGAGCCATCAGATTTTGAGAATATGGCCAGTGCGCTTATCCCGCAGCACGGCGAAGGCGATCCGTTTTGGGTGCAATCGGCCCGCACCATCTTCTCCAGCACCGCGTTTAAAATGATGCAGGAAAGCGAGAAAGACCGCACCACAGAGCGCTTACTGGAACTCATGCTCACCTCAGAGCTTGAATCCTTAAGTGAATACCTTAAAGGCACAGAATCAGCCTCCCTCGTCTCAGACAAAATCCAAAAAACCGCCATTTCGATTAAATCGGTACTGGCCGCGTACATCAAATCCCTGCGTTTCTTAGCGGGGCTGGATGAGAGGCACGACAATGGCACCCTCATCAGACCCAAATTTTCAATACGCGACTGGGTAAAAGATGACAATGAAACGGGCTTTCTGTTCCTGTCCAGTAACGCCCAACAACATGCCTCCTTGCGCCCACTCATCTCGATGTGGCTGTCTATCGCCTCTACCGCCATTTTAGAGCAAGAAGAAAACCCGGACCGCCGTATTTGGGTAATTATGGATGAAGCCCCCAGTCTACATAAACTGCCTGAGCTGGCAGAAACCATTGCCGAAGTGAGAAAGTTCGGTGGCTGTTATGTGATAGGCATTCAGTCGTTTGCTCAACTGAAAAAAGTGTATGGCCAGAACGCGGCCCAAGAAATGTTCGACCTGCTTAACACCCGTCTGTTTTTCCGCGCCCCGTCGAATGACATGGCCAAAATATCCTCGCAGGATTTGGGCGAGCAGGAAGTGGATATCTCCAAAGAGCAATACAGCTACGGCGCCAATGAGATCAGGGACGGCGTATCACTGGGACACCAGACCATCACCCGCCCGGTGGTCACCGCCTCTGAAATTATGCAACTGGAAGACTTACAGTTTTGGTTACGCACGCCTGGCAACTACCCCGTGACCCGCATCGATTTGGTCTTCAACAAGATGCGTTCACTGTGCCCGCCTTTCATTAAACGTGAATACACCCCGTCAGAAAAAATGACACAGCTTGAGTGGAACCTTAACTACCACCAATACAGCGCCGTGCAGTTTTTTGGCGGCAAACCCGATAAAACCACACTGCAAACCCTTCATGACGTGATGTATGAGGGTGATGAACATGATGACGAGCGTAAAGCCGAAGTTATCCGCATGACCGCGCTGGCTGAAAAAACCAATGTGGTCGCAAAAGACCTCGCAGACAAAAGCAAAGGGGCCAAATCCACTAGCGAGCCAGCACCCGATAAAACGACTGACGATAAGGCCAAGAAAAAGAAGGATGAGGCGAAGAAACAAACCGCCCTTAACGAACAACACACTGAGGATGCCCTGCACTTTGAAGAACAGCAGATCGTCTCAGAAGAAGCTGAAATTAATTTTGAATAA
- a CDS encoding type II toxin-antitoxin system RelE/ParE family toxin: MRKVRWKQTGKGKRGGVRVIYYHMTLDHQIRMLLIYPKTTQDNLTPEQVRQLRAIVERW, from the coding sequence ATGCGAAAAGTAAGGTGGAAGCAAACGGGTAAAGGTAAGCGCGGTGGCGTACGGGTGATTTATTATCATATGACGTTGGATCATCAAATTCGTATGCTGCTGATCTACCCCAAAACGACTCAGGATAATTTAACGCCTGAACAAGTGAGACAGCTAAGAGCGATTGTTGAGAGGTGGTAA
- the nadS gene encoding NadS family protein — protein MNNELFDSLLESVQQMDEITRGERRASRETVVAAVQVKAIRERTHLTQQKFAELIDVNVGTLRNWEQGRREPTGPAKVLLRAIERDPEHVIPALA, from the coding sequence ATGAATAATGAATTGTTTGATTCGCTGCTTGAAAGTGTGCAGCAAATGGATGAGATCACTCGGGGCGAGCGCCGAGCATCCAGAGAGACCGTCGTCGCTGCTGTACAAGTCAAAGCGATACGAGAGCGTACCCATCTGACGCAGCAAAAATTTGCCGAATTGATCGATGTGAATGTGGGAACATTGCGCAACTGGGAGCAAGGTCGCCGCGAACCCACGGGACCGGCTAAGGTTTTGCTCAGAGCCATTGAACGTGATCCTGAGCATGTTATCCCTGCTTTGGCGTAA